One Peribacillus simplex NBRC 15720 = DSM 1321 genomic region harbors:
- a CDS encoding sensor domain-containing diguanylate cyclase → MKFNKLSLDIFKRTIFTRKKREKDYLKKGFEEQKKVFNIVESSKDIIYCYESSPSSKFRYLSPSINTLLGQGVLEEAYNDPFSPFERIHPDDFEILNEKIYVGIDYTKPVIQRWRDIEGNYLWFEEYATPIYEKEQLVAVQGIIRNIDERVRFLQGIEYQMSHDPLTNIHNRQFFDNISAKSNLDFDTPVAMILCDLDELKFMNDTYGHKKGDELIKEAANLLKRIFSDIAVVSRVGGDEFAILLIDRSKREVESLCELLKEEILLQNSLNKGPHISMSFGHAYRSHSKGNMDSLFMEADQKMFQDKRRRKEQKLVRAGR, encoded by the coding sequence ATGAAATTCAATAAATTGTCATTAGATATATTTAAACGTACGATCTTCACTCGCAAGAAAAGGGAAAAGGACTATTTGAAGAAAGGATTCGAAGAGCAAAAAAAGGTTTTTAATATCGTGGAAAGTTCAAAGGATATTATCTACTGCTACGAATCAAGTCCAAGTTCCAAGTTCAGGTATCTAAGTCCATCCATCAATACTCTTTTAGGTCAAGGCGTCTTGGAAGAAGCATACAATGACCCTTTCTCGCCTTTTGAAAGGATTCATCCTGATGACTTTGAAATCCTAAATGAAAAGATATACGTTGGGATTGATTATACTAAGCCGGTCATTCAACGCTGGAGAGATATCGAGGGGAATTATTTGTGGTTCGAGGAATATGCTACACCTATATATGAAAAAGAGCAATTGGTAGCCGTTCAAGGAATCATTCGGAATATCGATGAAAGAGTGAGATTCTTACAGGGTATTGAATATCAAATGTCCCATGACCCATTAACGAATATCCATAATCGACAGTTTTTCGATAATATTTCTGCGAAATCCAATCTGGATTTTGACACTCCGGTTGCCATGATATTGTGTGATTTAGATGAGCTGAAATTTATGAATGATACGTATGGCCATAAGAAGGGGGATGAATTGATTAAAGAAGCGGCCAATCTATTGAAACGGATTTTTTCGGACATCGCTGTTGTATCAAGAGTGGGAGGAGATGAGTTTGCCATTCTGCTGATTGATAGAAGCAAGCGAGAAGTTGAATCTCTTTGTGAATTATTAAAGGAAGAAATCCTTCTGCAAAACTCCCTAAATAAAGGTCCTCATATCAGTATGTCATTCGGGCATGCTTACCGTTCGCATTCCAAAGGGAATATGGATAGCTTATTCATGGAAGCGGATCAAAAAATGTTTCAAGATAAACGGCGAAGAAAAGAACAGAAACTCGTTCGGGCAGGTAGATGA
- a CDS encoding DinB family protein, producing MKSIELIILNLEEVRRRNIKLWTSIPKGIVHWKPDDKAMSCLEMVRHVLDSEHYYHLSIKNQGSLPVYESPFEKQPLISVEAELNFAEPYRRDFLETIISFSKDDLSNIKIDRSNIGYIRDLGDMLLRIAYHESVHTGQLLDYLRTAGVPRISVWD from the coding sequence ATGAAATCGATAGAACTAATCATCTTAAATCTGGAAGAGGTTAGAAGAAGAAACATTAAACTATGGACTTCAATACCTAAAGGCATAGTTCATTGGAAACCAGACGACAAGGCAATGAGCTGTTTAGAAATGGTTAGACATGTCCTTGATAGTGAGCATTACTATCATTTATCTATTAAAAATCAGGGTAGCTTACCAGTTTATGAATCACCATTTGAAAAACAGCCACTCATCTCTGTTGAAGCGGAATTAAACTTTGCCGAACCTTACAGGCGTGATTTTTTGGAAACGATCATATCCTTCAGCAAAGACGACTTATCCAATATTAAAATCGATCGCTCTAATATAGGCTATATCAGGGATTTAGGAGACATGTTGCTAAGAATTGCTTATCATGAGTCTGTACATACTGGTCAATTATTGGACTATTTAAGAACTGCTGGAGTTCCTAGAATAAGCGTTTGGGATTAA
- a CDS encoding excisionase family DNA-binding protein, which produces MYLTVKETAEYLSMPESYIESLIVQNKIRTVHDGEQHLIFKEQFNMHLEQMEKYKKQLADYYNERIPEDIDVKDED; this is translated from the coding sequence ATGTACTTGACAGTAAAAGAGACTGCGGAATATTTATCAATGCCGGAATCTTATATAGAAAGTTTGATCGTTCAAAATAAAATTCGCACCGTTCATGATGGTGAGCAGCATTTGATTTTTAAAGAGCAGTTTAATATGCATCTTGAACAGATGGAGAAATATAAGAAGCAATTAGCGGATTATTATAACGAACGCATCCCCGAAGATATCGATGTGAAGGATGAAGATTAG
- a CDS encoding LL-diaminopimelate aminotransferase, which translates to MNMTPSEKVGRFTTGIFSELAARKQDAMKRGMDVIDLSVGSPDLPPPDFVMDTLVKYAQDPNSYGYTLKGTPEFHEAVRYFYRKRYGVELDAEREVLQLMGSQDGLAHLAIAMINPGDYVLVPDPGYPIYEASVELAGGIIHPMPLTAENGFLPQLNGIPDEIVKKTKMMIISYPGNPVTALADEAFFTEVISFAKKNQIMVVHDFAYSELIFDDHPQISFMSIPGAKEVGIEFNSLSKTFNMAGCRIGYAVGNREALNILGTLKSHIDYGVFYPIQKAAEMALTSNLTLLSEQVKEYQSRRDALISGLAEGGWHVPKTSATMFIWAQIPAGWKSRDFAYALIEKAGVTVVPGDAFGKQGEGYVRLALVQPAERLTEAAERIRLFLEEKIGV; encoded by the coding sequence ATGAATATGACTCCATCTGAAAAAGTCGGAAGATTCACAACAGGGATATTTTCAGAGTTGGCGGCCCGCAAGCAGGATGCAATGAAACGAGGAATGGATGTTATCGATTTGAGTGTAGGAAGTCCGGATTTACCACCACCTGATTTTGTTATGGATACGCTTGTGAAGTATGCGCAGGATCCCAATTCCTACGGGTATACGTTAAAAGGTACGCCTGAATTCCATGAGGCAGTCCGTTATTTTTATCGGAAGCGTTATGGAGTGGAGCTGGATGCAGAAAGGGAAGTCCTCCAACTGATGGGATCGCAGGATGGCCTTGCACACTTGGCAATCGCGATGATAAACCCTGGAGATTATGTGCTGGTGCCAGATCCGGGATATCCAATTTATGAAGCAAGTGTAGAGCTTGCCGGCGGAATCATTCATCCGATGCCGCTTACTGCCGAAAATGGATTCCTGCCGCAGCTCAACGGAATTCCGGATGAAATAGTGAAAAAGACCAAAATGATGATTATCAGTTATCCAGGAAATCCTGTCACGGCCCTTGCTGATGAAGCTTTCTTTACGGAAGTCATATCATTTGCGAAAAAGAACCAGATTATGGTGGTTCACGATTTTGCTTATTCAGAGTTGATTTTTGATGATCATCCGCAAATTAGTTTTATGTCCATTCCTGGTGCCAAGGAAGTGGGGATTGAATTTAACTCACTTTCCAAAACTTTTAATATGGCCGGCTGCCGCATTGGGTATGCGGTGGGCAATCGAGAGGCGCTGAACATCCTGGGAACATTGAAATCACATATCGATTATGGGGTTTTTTATCCCATCCAAAAAGCTGCCGAGATGGCACTTACTTCCAATCTCACGCTGCTGTCCGAACAGGTTAAGGAATACCAGTCCCGACGTGATGCCTTGATATCAGGTCTAGCGGAAGGGGGATGGCATGTGCCGAAAACCTCTGCTACCATGTTTATTTGGGCTCAGATTCCTGCTGGCTGGAAATCACGGGATTTTGCCTATGCATTGATTGAAAAAGCAGGGGTTACGGTCGTCCCAGGTGATGCTTTTGGGAAGCAGGGTGAAGGGTATGTTCGGTTGGCCTTAGTCCAGCCGGCCGAGAGATTGACAGAAGCTGCTGAACGGATCCGATTATTTTTGGAGGAAAAAATTGGGGTGTGA
- a CDS encoding C40 family peptidase, protein MSYSLPVSKWLAAIVLIGALLTAFIFSPANASASINYGDEVAALAKKQVGSKYKYGGTTPKGFDASGLTQYVYKNAATEMKIPRTSAEQYKTGKAVNQKDLKAGDLVFYATGKKGQVSFVGIYYGNGTFVGTTTKGVKVVKMSDKYWKEKYIGAKRVIK, encoded by the coding sequence ATGAGTTATAGTTTACCAGTTTCAAAATGGCTTGCAGCCATAGTTTTAATCGGAGCATTATTGACGGCATTCATATTCAGTCCGGCTAATGCTTCAGCCTCTATTAATTATGGTGATGAAGTTGCCGCTTTGGCAAAGAAGCAGGTGGGAAGCAAATATAAATATGGGGGGACGACACCAAAAGGATTTGATGCTAGCGGTCTTACCCAGTATGTATATAAAAATGCCGCCACAGAAATGAAGATTCCAAGAACGAGTGCGGAACAGTATAAAACCGGAAAGGCCGTGAACCAAAAAGATTTAAAAGCGGGAGATTTGGTCTTCTATGCGACAGGTAAGAAAGGGCAGGTCTCTTTTGTGGGAATCTATTATGGAAATGGTACATTTGTCGGGACCACCACCAAAGGGGTCAAGGTGGTCAAAATGAGTGATAAGTATTGGAAAGAAAAATATATAGGTGCAAAACGAGTCATTAAGTAG
- a CDS encoding TIGR01777 family oxidoreductase produces the protein MLKKVVLAGGTGFVGQYFEKHFRNLGYEVRIISRQTPHTGWEDKEGIRETIDNSDMLINLAGKTVNCRYNAKNKKEILDSRTDTTEALGEAIEQCENPPSLWINSSTATIYRHAEDKPMTEEDGVIGSGFSVDVAKAWERSFFDFRLPKTRQIALRIAIVLGDGGVMTPYRNLVKFGLGGHQGSGNQKFSWIHIEDLFNIVLFLRKNQELSGVFNCSSPQPVTNRELMAHLRKLMNIRIGLPCPTPMLEMGAFFMGTETELILKSRWVIPERLEKAGYAFKFHHLDEALEQILMNS, from the coding sequence ATGCTGAAGAAAGTGGTTTTAGCTGGCGGGACTGGTTTTGTCGGTCAATACTTTGAAAAGCATTTCAGGAATTTGGGGTATGAGGTAAGGATCATCTCCAGGCAAACCCCGCATACTGGCTGGGAAGATAAAGAAGGAATAAGGGAAACGATCGATAATTCGGATATGTTAATCAACCTAGCAGGAAAAACGGTCAATTGCCGCTACAATGCTAAGAATAAGAAAGAAATATTGGATTCACGAACTGATACGACTGAAGCGCTAGGTGAGGCGATTGAACAATGTGAAAATCCTCCTTCATTATGGATAAACTCAAGTACGGCAACGATATACAGGCATGCTGAAGATAAACCAATGACGGAGGAGGATGGTGTAATCGGTTCAGGCTTTTCCGTTGATGTTGCGAAAGCGTGGGAGCGCTCATTTTTCGATTTCCGATTACCCAAGACGAGACAAATTGCTTTACGGATCGCTATTGTATTGGGAGATGGGGGCGTGATGACCCCATATAGGAATTTGGTTAAATTCGGACTGGGTGGCCATCAAGGATCAGGAAATCAGAAATTCAGTTGGATACATATAGAAGATTTATTTAACATTGTCCTTTTTCTGAGAAAGAATCAGGAGTTGAGCGGGGTATTCAATTGTTCATCGCCGCAACCAGTTACAAATCGTGAATTGATGGCTCATTTGAGAAAGCTCATGAATATTAGGATAGGGCTTCCCTGTCCAACACCGATGCTTGAAATGGGGGCTTTCTTTATGGGGACTGAAACGGAATTGATATTAAAAAGCCGGTGGGTCATACCTGAGAGATTGGAAAAGGCGGGGTATGCATTTAAATTCCATCATCTTGATGAGGCTCTGGAACAGATACTGATGAATTCTTAA
- a CDS encoding DUF1700 domain-containing protein translates to MNKEQFLKQLNASLTRLSLEEREDILQDYEEYFEIGMEKGKSEQEISTSLGNPKQISKELMATYHLGQVEQTTSAANVMRAVWAVIGLGFFNLVIVLGPFIALIGVVIAGWASAIAFILAPFGVLFNLAIGNFQLFDLFFALGLCGIGIFIAMGMFVATSALTKGFIRYLKFNASLVKGGLKND, encoded by the coding sequence ATGAATAAAGAACAGTTTTTAAAACAATTGAATGCCTCTTTAACCAGACTTTCCTTAGAGGAACGGGAAGATATCCTCCAAGATTATGAAGAGTATTTCGAAATTGGAATGGAAAAAGGGAAGTCAGAGCAGGAAATCTCAACATCCCTTGGGAATCCTAAACAGATTTCCAAGGAGCTGATGGCAACCTATCATCTTGGCCAGGTCGAACAAACGACTTCTGCCGCTAATGTAATGCGGGCAGTTTGGGCAGTCATTGGTTTGGGATTCTTTAATTTAGTGATCGTTTTGGGTCCATTTATAGCATTGATCGGAGTTGTCATTGCAGGATGGGCTTCGGCGATAGCATTCATTCTAGCTCCGTTTGGCGTTTTGTTTAACCTTGCGATAGGTAACTTTCAATTATTCGATCTTTTCTTCGCATTGGGGCTATGCGGGATTGGCATTTTCATTGCCATGGGAATGTTTGTCGCTACGAGTGCTTTAACTAAAGGATTCATCCGCTATTTAAAATTTAACGCTTCCCTTGTGAAAGGCGGTTTGAAAAATGATTAA
- a CDS encoding GNAT family N-acetyltransferase, which yields MYFREWKPKKDIKKLTDITVSNFRVSSNKVNEILQKSHKVLVICNDKGKVVGFLCYNLYLYKVAHINYIVLDKKYRGKGILQSLLPELVAYVREKRILVVSGFVNKNNPEALQKFKDLGFKPVLIYHDDILIQSLV from the coding sequence ATGTATTTTCGAGAATGGAAACCTAAAAAAGACATCAAGAAATTAACGGATATTACGGTAAGTAATTTTCGGGTTTCGTCTAATAAAGTGAATGAAATTTTGCAAAAGTCACATAAGGTACTTGTAATTTGTAATGATAAAGGTAAAGTAGTGGGGTTTCTTTGTTATAATCTTTACTTATATAAAGTGGCTCATATTAATTATATAGTCCTTGATAAAAAATATAGAGGAAAAGGAATTCTGCAATCCCTTTTACCAGAATTAGTAGCTTATGTGAGAGAAAAAAGGATCCTTGTAGTGTCCGGTTTTGTGAACAAAAATAACCCTGAAGCATTACAAAAGTTTAAAGACCTTGGGTTTAAACCGGTTTTAATTTATCATGATGACATTCTAATTCAATCACTAGTTTAA
- a CDS encoding DUF2157 domain-containing protein, producing the protein MANKEITKKQFEFLEHEFNYLEKEGVISQQEKVRMLGSYDVKGNLSFITILLSIGALLLGLGVLTFVASNWIYLSKAVKFLLIIACLIGVNFAGVKVQVRFPKTSRSLHYAGILIFGAGIFLIEQMFNISINFNSSFLLWAIGTVLIGYYLKDVFILLFTSFLLFIYINGSIFVDETSYPLAILVFLPALYILLKKFDYPKYLTFFINALAINTIALFLMEFVPKAGFENSNTIVLSILFVLGIVLAYIPVRAKLQNITHIQGHILHGITALFLTFDFSIWFPLAYFVFLLYLILKGSLTSIVIICALIFRYYIYSFDFLPKSLTFIIGGIMLIGFGFFFENQRKKGGELNE; encoded by the coding sequence TTGGCCAACAAAGAAATAACGAAAAAGCAATTCGAGTTTCTTGAACATGAATTTAATTACCTTGAAAAAGAAGGAGTCATCTCCCAGCAAGAGAAAGTGAGGATGTTAGGTTCCTATGATGTAAAAGGTAATTTGAGCTTCATCACTATTCTGTTATCCATTGGGGCACTTCTTTTAGGTTTAGGCGTATTGACCTTCGTAGCCAGTAACTGGATCTATTTAAGTAAAGCGGTTAAATTCCTGCTTATCATTGCATGCCTCATCGGAGTGAACTTTGCTGGCGTGAAAGTGCAGGTACGCTTTCCCAAAACGTCACGAAGTTTGCATTATGCAGGTATTCTGATTTTTGGTGCAGGGATTTTTCTAATCGAGCAGATGTTTAACATTAGCATCAATTTCAACAGTTCCTTTTTATTATGGGCAATCGGAACGGTACTCATCGGATACTATTTAAAGGATGTCTTCATCCTCCTTTTTACATCTTTCCTGCTTTTCATTTATATTAACGGAAGTATATTCGTTGATGAAACATCTTATCCGCTTGCCATTCTTGTATTTCTACCGGCTTTATACATTCTGTTAAAGAAATTCGATTACCCTAAATATCTGACCTTTTTCATTAATGCTTTAGCCATCAATACAATCGCCTTATTTCTAATGGAATTCGTGCCGAAGGCCGGTTTTGAAAATTCGAATACGATTGTGCTTTCCATTCTGTTTGTGCTGGGAATCGTGCTTGCCTATATTCCGGTAAGAGCCAAATTACAAAACATCACCCACATACAAGGGCACATCTTACATGGTATTACTGCACTCTTCCTTACCTTTGATTTTTCAATCTGGTTTCCTTTAGCTTATTTCGTTTTTCTGCTGTATCTCATCCTAAAAGGCAGTTTGACCAGCATCGTGATAATATGTGCACTGATTTTCAGATATTACATCTACTCCTTTGACTTCCTGCCAAAATCGCTTACATTCATCATCGGCGGAATCATGCTTATCGGTTTTGGCTTCTTCTTTGAAAATCAACGAAAAAAAGGAGGGGAACTCAATGAGTAA
- a CDS encoding PadR family transcriptional regulator, with protein MNVQFKKGVLELCVLVLLDKQDRYGYELVQKISDQIEISEGSVYPLLRRLTKEEYFTTYLQESTEGPPRKYYKLTDKGRRYLQELLTEWNEFSNGVNQLIKEGVNQ; from the coding sequence ATGAATGTACAATTTAAGAAGGGTGTCCTGGAACTGTGTGTACTGGTCTTATTGGATAAGCAGGATCGTTATGGCTATGAACTTGTACAGAAGATTTCGGATCAAATTGAGATATCTGAAGGGTCTGTATATCCACTTTTACGACGATTGACGAAGGAAGAGTATTTTACGACTTATTTGCAAGAATCAACAGAAGGGCCTCCGCGCAAGTATTATAAGTTAACCGACAAAGGCCGGAGATACCTTCAAGAGCTGCTGACGGAATGGAATGAATTTTCCAATGGGGTCAACCAATTAATCAAGGAAGGTGTGAACCAATGA
- a CDS encoding phage holin: protein MINWKVRLKNPTFIFTVLLPGLLLLAQMVAAFINNFITPIGFTITDDALNGALGIINFIALTFFGVGGVVDHTTKGLSDSENARQYKDPK from the coding sequence ATGATCAACTGGAAAGTGCGTCTTAAGAATCCTACGTTTATATTCACGGTACTCCTTCCTGGGCTTTTATTATTGGCGCAGATGGTTGCCGCGTTCATAAACAATTTCATTACCCCTATAGGCTTTACGATTACTGATGATGCATTGAACGGGGCTTTAGGCATCATTAACTTCATAGCGCTTACATTCTTTGGGGTCGGCGGTGTGGTCGATCATACTACTAAAGGTCTAAGCGACAGTGAGAATGCTCGACAATACAAGGATCCTAAGTAA
- a CDS encoding MFS transporter — protein sequence MRETLVDDRVRGTDKIWTRDFIMICLANMCIFMGFQMTMPTLPLFVEQLGGDDRLVGAVLGIFTFSALLVRPIAGRLLETKGRRIVFLAGLAIFALSVGSFGFMGSIGLLFMMRIVQGVGWGFSSTASGTIASDIIPAKRRGEGMGYYGLSGNLALAFGPSLGLFLVTVLPFQELFLICSLLGLFAIIAASLIRYQKAESDPSAAVRAKRFDIYEKSALQPSLLIFFISVTFGGIATFLPLYTAEKGVDGIQWYFLVYAMALMVTRLFAGRLYDRRGHRAIFVPSTVLIMAGMLLLAWMPSETVLYIAAVLYGFGFGSVQPTLQAWSIEKTAPNRKAMANATYFSFFDLGVGIGAIVFGQIGFLFGYRSIYITAAASIFISMIVYLCIIRSEDKVKLMERR from the coding sequence ATGAGGGAAACCTTAGTGGATGATCGGGTAAGAGGGACTGATAAAATCTGGACACGTGATTTCATCATGATCTGTTTGGCAAATATGTGCATCTTCATGGGGTTTCAAATGACGATGCCGACCCTCCCGCTGTTTGTAGAACAGCTTGGCGGTGACGACCGCCTGGTGGGGGCTGTCCTTGGTATCTTCACTTTTTCGGCCTTGCTTGTTCGGCCAATTGCCGGCAGGTTATTGGAGACGAAGGGAAGGCGCATCGTTTTTCTTGCCGGGTTAGCCATTTTTGCATTGTCGGTGGGTTCCTTCGGTTTTATGGGGAGCATCGGCTTGTTATTCATGATGCGGATTGTACAGGGCGTCGGCTGGGGATTCTCTTCAACGGCTTCAGGGACGATTGCTTCCGATATAATCCCTGCGAAACGGCGTGGTGAGGGGATGGGGTATTACGGATTATCGGGTAACTTAGCACTGGCGTTCGGGCCATCATTGGGTCTTTTTCTAGTTACGGTCCTTCCTTTTCAAGAGTTGTTTTTGATCTGCTCATTATTAGGATTGTTTGCCATCATTGCAGCATCACTTATCCGGTATCAAAAAGCGGAAAGTGATCCTTCGGCGGCTGTCAGAGCCAAAAGGTTTGATATATATGAAAAAAGTGCCCTTCAGCCATCTTTGCTCATTTTCTTCATCTCCGTTACATTCGGTGGAATTGCAACCTTCCTTCCCCTGTATACAGCGGAAAAAGGTGTAGATGGAATTCAGTGGTACTTTTTAGTATATGCAATGGCCCTTATGGTCACGAGATTATTCGCGGGTCGATTATATGACCGAAGGGGACATCGAGCCATATTCGTGCCTTCAACAGTACTTATCATGGCTGGGATGCTGCTGCTTGCGTGGATGCCGAGTGAAACGGTCCTTTACATTGCGGCAGTGCTATATGGATTTGGATTCGGTTCTGTCCAGCCAACGCTGCAGGCATGGTCGATTGAAAAGACGGCACCTAATCGGAAGGCGATGGCGAATGCAACATACTTTTCATTTTTCGATCTTGGAGTGGGCATAGGTGCCATCGTGTTCGGGCAGATAGGCTTCCTCTTCGGCTATAGGAGCATCTATATCACGGCAGCAGCCTCGATTTTCATATCAATGATTGTTTATTTATGCATAATCAGGAGCGAGGATAAAGTAAAATTAATGGAAAGACGTTGA
- a CDS encoding GDYXXLXY domain-containing protein, whose product MSNPSFRPLIVFSIPVLILLVLAIPPVWTTMTGDVIKIKTAPVDPTDLFRGSYVALKYEIESVKPSQVDDSIKTEFNTRNMGDYKKVYVRLKQNTDGLYDVEYVTKEKPTKGVYLKGELEIPYELQNTETIQIRYGLDNYFASEEKAKEMEKDALANPSVAVVKVRNGNVVLTDIIIE is encoded by the coding sequence ATGAGTAATCCATCATTCCGTCCACTCATCGTATTTTCCATTCCAGTCTTGATTCTGTTAGTCTTGGCGATTCCTCCGGTCTGGACAACAATGACAGGAGATGTAATCAAGATCAAAACAGCCCCGGTCGATCCGACTGACTTGTTTAGGGGCAGCTATGTAGCTTTGAAATACGAAATTGAATCCGTTAAGCCATCACAAGTCGATGACTCGATTAAAACCGAGTTCAATACAAGAAATATGGGTGATTATAAAAAGGTATATGTACGTTTAAAACAAAACACTGATGGACTATACGATGTTGAATACGTAACGAAAGAAAAACCCACCAAAGGCGTTTACCTAAAAGGGGAATTGGAAATCCCATATGAGCTGCAAAATACTGAAACTATTCAGATCAGATACGGTCTGGACAATTATTTCGCATCCGAAGAAAAGGCAAAGGAAATGGAGAAGGATGCATTGGCCAATCCTTCAGTGGCCGTGGTAAAGGTTCGTAATGGCAATGTTGTTTTAACGGATATCATCATTGAATGA
- a CDS encoding AI-2E family transporter, whose product MVKEYLQSEGFSRLITLIVLVLFLISIGSMVNIVLFTFVFTFLMGRLEQFIMIRLNKVVHINSKVVISFLYAVVISCLAIVLYKYLPVITLQFTELVTQIVYFFQHPPDSRVIQYAINIMNELRSPLDLQTQMNTLYLYISDFGKLAFQIFISMLLSLFFLLEKDKIIRFTSKFKRAKFKSFFINLSHFGVKFINSFGKVIEVQFLIAITNAVLSVTFLWILGFPQLLGLGIMIFFLGLIPVAGVIISLIPLSMIAYSIGGMPKVIAVLIMIVVIHALESYILNPKFMSAKTNLPTFFTFIILLFSEHFLGIWGLIIGIPIFIFLLDMLDIEEGNKEVP is encoded by the coding sequence GTGGTAAAAGAGTATTTGCAAAGCGAAGGTTTTTCAAGGTTAATTACATTAATTGTGTTAGTTCTCTTTTTAATAAGCATCGGCAGTATGGTTAATATCGTGTTATTCACATTTGTTTTCACTTTCCTGATGGGAAGGCTGGAGCAATTTATCATGATTCGGCTGAATAAAGTGGTGCATATCAACTCTAAGGTTGTTATAAGCTTTTTATATGCAGTCGTCATTTCTTGTTTAGCCATCGTTCTTTATAAATATCTACCGGTCATTACGCTACAATTCACGGAATTAGTGACACAAATCGTTTACTTCTTTCAACATCCACCAGATAGTAGGGTCATTCAATATGCCATTAATATAATGAACGAGCTGCGATCGCCGCTCGATCTTCAAACACAGATGAATACACTCTATCTTTATATATCCGATTTCGGTAAACTGGCATTTCAAATTTTCATTTCCATGTTGCTTAGTCTATTTTTCTTATTGGAAAAAGATAAAATCATTCGTTTCACTTCTAAATTCAAGCGGGCCAAATTCAAATCTTTCTTTATAAACTTAAGCCACTTTGGCGTCAAATTCATCAATTCATTCGGAAAGGTGATTGAGGTCCAGTTCTTGATAGCCATTACGAATGCTGTCCTATCTGTAACTTTCTTATGGATTCTTGGCTTCCCGCAATTACTCGGTCTAGGGATCATGATATTCTTCCTGGGTTTGATTCCGGTTGCAGGGGTCATCATCTCCCTCATTCCACTTAGCATGATTGCCTATAGCATCGGCGGCATGCCCAAAGTGATTGCTGTGTTAATCATGATTGTTGTGATCCATGCACTTGAAAGCTATATTTTAAATCCGAAATTCATGTCGGCAAAAACAAATCTTCCAACATTTTTCACCTTTATCATCCTATTGTTTTCCGAGCATTTCCTTGGGATATGGGGATTGATCATCGGAATACCGATCTTCATCTTCCTGTTGGATATGTTGGATATTGAAGAGGGGAATAAGGAAGTCCCATAA
- a CDS encoding DUF4097 family beta strand repeat-containing protein — translation MINVKKLSIIALVLLLIGVIGSLFTFSQVTNKETTTEEKTISEIVTDIQIDTDNAAVEIVPTKDKETRIELVSKGMDVSKLDFTAVVEGKKLSVQLKDRRTFSFGFHIQSLHLKVYVPDESYKSFVVESDNGKLQISGLKSEDLNVKSQNGRVELNDIITEKVEVKSANGKVDLNNVEGKLVGSSNNGKITLVTKDLDREIDFESDNGKIMIKTENEPTNTTFDVHVDNGRVDILGKYEGNTVIGKGENLVKLETNNGKIEITK, via the coding sequence ATGATTAATGTAAAAAAATTATCGATCATTGCACTTGTATTGTTATTGATTGGAGTAATAGGTAGTCTGTTTACGTTTTCCCAAGTGACGAATAAGGAAACGACTACAGAGGAAAAAACGATTTCGGAGATCGTGACGGACATTCAGATCGACACTGACAATGCAGCTGTAGAGATCGTTCCAACGAAAGATAAGGAGACCAGGATAGAGTTGGTTTCAAAAGGGATGGATGTTTCCAAGTTGGATTTCACTGCAGTTGTGGAAGGGAAGAAGCTTTCGGTACAATTAAAAGATCGACGTACTTTTAGCTTTGGTTTTCATATTCAATCCTTACATTTAAAGGTGTATGTGCCTGATGAATCTTATAAATCCTTTGTCGTCGAATCTGATAATGGAAAATTGCAAATATCAGGATTGAAAAGTGAAGATCTAAATGTGAAATCTCAAAATGGCCGGGTAGAATTAAATGATATAATAACCGAAAAAGTTGAAGTGAAATCTGCTAACGGAAAAGTAGATCTTAATAATGTAGAGGGAAAACTGGTTGGGTCATCGAATAACGGTAAAATCACATTGGTCACGAAAGACTTGGATAGGGAGATCGACTTCGAAAGTGATAATGGTAAAATCATGATTAAAACGGAGAATGAACCGACAAATACAACTTTCGATGTTCATGTTGACAATGGGAGAGTAGACATCCTTGGTAAGTATGAGGGCAATACTGTCATTGGAAAAGGTGAAAATCTAGTTAAATTGGAAACGAATAATGGAAAAATCGAGATAACGAAATAG